Part of the Desulfovibrio litoralis DSM 11393 genome, ATTATAAAGGAGGATTATAATGAGTTCGCTAAAAGATTTTTCTCAGCTTAATATTGATTGGAATTTAAGTCCGGAACACGCTGTAACTATGTATTTGGAGTGGGGTAATAATGATTGGCACGCCGAACACCCACCTGTGCGTTCAAAAGATGATTTTGCTCATTATTTCGTGGTTGATACTTGGGGAGAGTCGCCTATTATTCGTTTAGTCAGGCGTAATTCCGAAAATGCTGTTGAGCTGATTTCCGTACCTTTACCTGATTCGTTAAAAGCGAACTATGTAAAAGAATATGGTAACTTACGTGGCGTTTTTGAACCGACTCAGGAAATTAAAGCTTGGATTAAATCAGAAATGGGTCATTAAGATTATCTTATTGATTTAATTAATGATAAAGCCGAAATAAATATTGGTTATATGTCTTTTGTTGAGTATTTTTTTATATTTATTCTCTTTTTTTGAAGAAACACTTGACATTTTTGAAAAATTCTCATAAACAAGGTTTTCGCACTAATAATGCGTTTATTATTCCTCGGTAGCTCAGTAGGTAGAGCGGGTGACTGTTAATCACTAGGTCCGCGGTTCAAGCCCGTGCCGAGGAGCCAGAATGTTAGAAAGGACTCATCAGAAATGATGGGTTCTTTTTTTTGTTTTTGTCTTATGTATGTATATAAAAAGGAGTATTTTGGTCTGTATTTCACCTGGAGGTTATTGTAGCATTGATACCCACTTGAACACATGAAAGGTCTATAACTTATATTGTCTTGGGACTATTGTTATCTTGGTGGTTGAATAGAGGAAAGTCATATTTGACAATATCAGTAATTATTCTACTGACAGAAGCTCTTTTAGATCCTATTTTTTTGTAACTTGTTGTTATGATCTTAGCATCAAAGTACATGCTTTCAAGCTCAGCCATGTCAGTATCTTTTATATCGTCAATAAATTGATCATTATCTATTGTTGCCCAGAACATTTGCCCTTCACTTGAAAATTGCCATTTTGTTTTAAATGGAGATATATATACAATTTTGACTAATTTATTTTCAGTAGTAATAGACTGTTCTTCTGGAGAGCTAAGTATAAAATATTTTCTATCTTTTTTTTCTAATGCAATGATATTTATATTATCTTGCTTTAATTCTATCTTAGATACATCATTATGCTCAAGCACCTTAGTGAAGTCATCAAGCCCATCTCTAATCTTTGCATCATTGATAAGTTTTATAAGTGTATTTTTTTCCTCGTTGCTCATCAATTCATCTTTAGATATTGCTTCTATAAACAAGTCTAATTCACCATTAGTTGCTTTTAATTTGTTAGATATTACCTTAATAACATTTAATAAAAAACCACCAATAGCTCCTTTTGTCTTTTTGTAATCATATCCAAAAAATTGTAACAATGTCATTGGAGCGAAAACTAATGTTATAATAGAAGCAAAAATTTCGAGAGAACCTTCTTTATTTGCCCCTATTGTGACTTGGATATTTACCCCAAGTATTTCTTTTGATATTTTTTTAAGAGTGGATGTAAGTCCTAGTATTGATAATGCTAGATATTCAGCGTCAACGTTATGAGGAAACGCTTCATTTGATATGCCATATACGATACTAAAATCATCATTTAATTTACCACGCTCAAAACGGGGATCATCTGGTATAAGCGAAGAAGACATTAGCACCCCCTCAA contains:
- a CDS encoding DVU0772 family protein — protein: MSSLKDFSQLNIDWNLSPEHAVTMYLEWGNNDWHAEHPPVRSKDDFAHYFVVDTWGESPIIRLVRRNSENAVELISVPLPDSLKANYVKEYGNLRGVFEPTQEIKAWIKSEMGH